DNA sequence from the Desulfovulcanus ferrireducens genome:
GCACATCTTACACGAAAAATTTGGCATCGAGCATGCGGTCCTTGAATTTGAACACCAATCCTGCGACCCAAAAGCTCTACTCTGCCCCATACACAGGCCCAAAAGAGAAACACACGGTAAACATGATCATGTCTAAATTTTGAGGTGACAATGAATAAAAAAATAAAAATCCTTTTCTTATGCACCGGCAATTCCTGCCGCAGTCAAATGGCCGAAGGATGGGCGAAAAGGCTAAAGGCAGATGTGCTTGAGGCCTATTCTGCTGGAGTGGAAAAACACGGCCTGAATCCATTGGCTGTAAAGGTGATGTCTGAGGCTGGAGTGGATATAAGCGGGCATAAATCAAAACTGGTAGAGGAACTGGACTGCCAAGACTTCGATTATGTCATTACCTTGTGCTCACATGCCCATGAAACCTGTCCGGTTTTCCCCGGCCAGGCTAAAATGATCCACCGCGCATTTGACGACCCGCCAAGGCTGGCCAGGAATGCCTGTAATGAAGAAGATGCGCTAAAATATTATCGCAAGGTCAGAGATGAAATAAAGCAATTTATCCAGGAAATGCCCGAATCTCTTGAGCTTTAGTCTTCTGTTTCCTTCACCTTATTTTTATTTGACACTGAACCAGAACACTGCGAAGTTTTAAACAGGGCTATTTACTCAACTCACCCAACTTACTCAACGTACCCGACTTAAAACTCACAAAGGGAGTTACTCTGATGAAACCCAAACAAGCCTCTCATCTGCAAGACATCCTGGCCCGCATTGATGGTCGGGGATACAAGGCCTACAAGGATATTCAAGGCCATTATGACCTGAACAGATTTACTCTGCATATCGACCATGTCCAGAGTGATCCCTTTGCCCCTCCAAGCAGGATGCGCATAGAATTAAACCAACAAATCGCAGGTTTTCCGGAAAAATTCTTTAATACGAAGCCAAGGCGCATTGCCCTGGAGGACTTTCTAGCCCGCGCTTTTGCAATTGCAGCCCATAAACTTTCTCAAAGTTCAGGTACAGGGAAAAGTGGACTGATTCTCATTGATAGGCCCGGGCAGGAGATTTTAGAACGCACATCCATGCGAGTGGACAAAGATACAGTAGAGGCCAGGTTTACGGTCGGCCTGCCGGCCAGAGGCAGAAAAATTCTTGCCAGGCAGGCAGAAAAAATATTCTTTGCCCTTTTACCTAAAATCGTTGAAAACTCCCTCATCTACACAAATCTTAACGCCCAGAAACTTGCCCGGCATATTCAGATAGCAGAAGACCAGGAAGTTTTAAGGGCGGGCCTAAAAGAGAAAAACCTGGTCGCATTTATTGGCAACGGTTCTATCTTACCCCGCGAAAGCGGCATAAGTGATCGCCCGCTTCCCAGAGAAAAAGCCGTCCCCTTTATCTCTCCGAAGGAACTGGAAGTATGCTTTAATCTTCCCAATCAGGGCCAGGTAAAGGGTATGGGCATCCCCGCCGGGGTGACTTTAATCGTTGGCGGGGGATACCACGGCAAATCCACCTTGCTAAAGGCTATTGAAAGGGGTGTTTACAATCATATCCCGGACGATGGCCGGGAACTGGTCGTCACTGTGCCAGACGCCATGAAAATTCGGGCCGAAGACGGACGCAGCGTAATCAAGACAGACATAAGCCCTTTTATCTCCAACCTTCCGGGCGGCCAGAGCACTGAATCATTCTCTACTTCCAATGCCAGCGGAAGCACCTCCCAGGCGGCAAACATTGTCGAGGCCCTGGAAGCCGGAAGCAGCCTCCTGCTCTTGGATGAAGATACAAGCGCAACCAACTTCATGATCAGAGATGGGCGCATGCAAATGCTCGTGGCCAAAGAATTTGAGCCAATTACTCCCTTTGTTGACCGAGTACGTGAACTTTTGACCAGATTTTCCGTATCAACCATCCTGGTCCTGGGAGGCTCAGGAGACTATTTTGACGTGGCTGACCAAGTCATTATGATGCAAAACTATGAAGCCCTGGACGTGACGAAAAAAGCCAAAGAAATCGCTGACAGGTATAAAAATTTTCGCAGGCAGGAGCAAAAAAAGCCCTTAAAAGAGATTACGCAGCGAATTTTGTTAAAGGATTCCTTTAAACTTGGACCTAGAGATAAAATCAAAGCCAAAGGTTTAACCACCATCATTGTTGGCCGGCAAAGCATCAAACTAGATTTTATCGAACAGCTCATCCACCCCAGCCAGACCAATGCCATAGCTGAAATTATCCGCTACATGGACAGGCATTATATAGACGACAAGAAAACACTGAGTCAGGTCATTGATCAGGTCTTAAATGATATTTCCAGGCAGGGGCTGGATGTAATCTCTTCTTTTCACGGTCAGCATCCCGGCAACCTGGCTCTGCCCAGAAAACAAGAAATCCTGGCCGCCATAAACCGATATCGGAACCTGAAAGTAGAACAGACAAAGACCCCTTCATCTTCATAATCGAAGAGCTGGAAATGAAGATTTGCGAGCTTAGGAAGCTTAATTCTAGAAAAAATATCTGATGAATAACACTTCCATCAACTATCTCTATTGATATTTCTCTGCTTAAGAGACTGTTGATTAAATTTTGGATAGTATTCTTCGCAACTTATCATCTTATTTAATTCCTTGACTTCCTGTCTTCTTACCTTATTTAAAAAAATTTACTTTCAACCCAACAGGTAAGCGAAGGGGAGCAACCCTTTGTTCTATCAAAAATTTAAATTTTATAGATAAAGGCTCAATCTTGACTAAGTGAGTGCCAGCAAGTTACTAGCTGGCTATCAACGAACAAGGCTAACAAAATAGACAATAATCGTATAACTTCTTTATAACAACGGGGCAAAAAGGTGATTAAGAACCATTTTCAGTTCAAAGACAAAGGCGACTGGGCCAAAATCAAGGCATGGCTCCAAAAAAGAGCCAGGCCAGACTACTCAGTCGACCAGCAGGTACGCGAAATTCTGGATAAGGTTGAAGATAAAGGCGATGCAGCCCTTATTGAATATACCAGGAAGTTTGACTCCCCTGAGTTCGGTCCTGAAGATTTAAAGGTTGACGATAAAGAGATAGAAAATGCCGTGGCCGAAGTTCCGGAAAATGACCTGACCATCATCAGGGAAGCAGCTGACCGAATCAGGGCTTTTCACGAAAAACAAAAACAAAAATCATGGTATGATCTGGCAGAAGATGGCACAATACTGGGCCAGATTTACACCCCGGTTGAACGAGCCGGCCTGTATGTTCCTGGCGGAATGGGCGGAGAAACACCGCTTGTCTCATCTCTTTTAATGAATGCCATTCCAGCTCAAGTTGCAGGAGTAAAGGAGATTGTTCTTGTCTCCCCACCGAGAAAAGATGGCTCGTTAAATCCATACATTCTGGCCACTGCTCATATCTTGGGTCTGAATAAAATCTATAAAGCAGGGTCTGCCTGGGCCATTGCTGCTTTAGCCTTTGGCACCCAGTCTGTCCCTGCCGTGGATGTGATTGCCGGCCCTGGAAATATCTATGTTACCACAGCCAAACGGTTAGTCGCTGGCTTGGTGGGTATAGATATGATTGCCGGGCCTAGCGAAATCACCATCCTGGCAGATGATTCTGCCCGTCCGGATTTTCTGGCTGCTGACCTGTTATCCCAGGCTGAGCACGATCCTTTGGCGGCATGTATCCTGGTCACTCCCAGCCAGGAACTTATAGCCAAAGTTGCTTCAGCACTGGAAGAGCAGCTTCCGGCCCTGCCCCGCAACGAGATTGCCGGCACTTCCTTAAAGGACTGGGGCGCCTTTATCCTGGTCGACGATATTTCTAAAGGACTAGAAGTCGTCAATCTGATTGCGCCTGAACATTTTGAATTATGTATTGCTGAGCCCTGGTCTGTTTTGGGACAGGTGAAAAATGCCGGGGCCATCTTCATGGGCCACTTTTGTCCGGAGCCTGTGGGAGACTATTTTGCCGGCCCCAACCATGTACTTCCAACCATGTCCACCGCCAGATTCTCCTCTGCTCTGTCCGTGGACACCTTTTACAAAAAATCAAGTGTCATCTATACAAACCAGGATTATATTCAACAACACGGTTCGAAAATTGCCCGCCTGGCCAGGCTTGAAGGACTGGAAGCCCATGCCAGGAGTGTAGAAAAAAGGTTCAAGGGTTAGAAGATAAAATTTTAACCAGGTTTCAACTCAACAACAGAAACAGAAAAGGATAAAAAATAAAAATGAAAGTTGTCACCAAAACAAATATTCGAGAATTCCCTTTAGTTTCTCGAGGCAAAGTCCGTGATATTTATGAAGTAGACCAGAAAACCCTGCTCATTGTGACCACAGACCGCATGAGTGCCTTTGACGTGGTCTTGCCTGATCCCATACCATTTAAAGGAGTGGTTCTGAATCAAATCACCTTGTTTTGGATGGAGATGATGCAGGATATCGTCCCTAACCACCTTATTTCCGCCGAAGTGGGAGATTTCCCTGCGGCTTTGCAAAATTACAAAGATGAGTTAGAAGGCAGAACAGTCTTGGTCAAAAAGGCTAACCCCCTGCCCATCGAGTGCATTGTTCGCGGCTACATTACAGGTTCTGGCTGGCGGGACTATGAACAAACCGGCCAACTCTGCGGGTATAAACTCCCACCTGGCCTTTTAAAATCACAACAGCTTGAAAGGCCCCTGTTCACGCCATCCACCAAAGCAGATATTGGCGAACATGATGAAAATATTACCCTGGCACAGGCCAAGGCCAGGGTTGGCGAAGGCCTGGTTAAAAAAGTGGAGGAAATTTCACTCTCCATTTACGAACGGGCCAGAGATTATGCCCTGGAAAAGGGAATTATTATTGCCGATACCAAATTTGAGTTTGGCCTAAGTAGCAATAAACTCCTGCTCATTGATGAAGTTTTGACCCCTGACTCCTCTCGGTTCTGGCCAAAAGAAGAATATAAACCGGGCCGAGAGCAACCAAGTTTTGACAAACAATACCTGCGTGACTGGCTGAGCAACAGTGGATGGGATAAACAACCACCAGCACCCAGCCTGCCCCAGAAAATAATTGAGCAGACTCAGGCCAGGTATTTCCAAGCCTATAAATTACTAACCGGAAAAGAACTTTTTTAGGAGAAAAG
Encoded proteins:
- a CDS encoding ABC-ATPase domain-containing protein; this translates as MKPKQASHLQDILARIDGRGYKAYKDIQGHYDLNRFTLHIDHVQSDPFAPPSRMRIELNQQIAGFPEKFFNTKPRRIALEDFLARAFAIAAHKLSQSSGTGKSGLILIDRPGQEILERTSMRVDKDTVEARFTVGLPARGRKILARQAEKIFFALLPKIVENSLIYTNLNAQKLARHIQIAEDQEVLRAGLKEKNLVAFIGNGSILPRESGISDRPLPREKAVPFISPKELEVCFNLPNQGQVKGMGIPAGVTLIVGGGYHGKSTLLKAIERGVYNHIPDDGRELVVTVPDAMKIRAEDGRSVIKTDISPFISNLPGGQSTESFSTSNASGSTSQAANIVEALEAGSSLLLLDEDTSATNFMIRDGRMQMLVAKEFEPITPFVDRVRELLTRFSVSTILVLGGSGDYFDVADQVIMMQNYEALDVTKKAKEIADRYKNFRRQEQKKPLKEITQRILLKDSFKLGPRDKIKAKGLTTIIVGRQSIKLDFIEQLIHPSQTNAIAEIIRYMDRHYIDDKKTLSQVIDQVLNDISRQGLDVISSFHGQHPGNLALPRKQEILAAINRYRNLKVEQTKTPSSS
- the hisD gene encoding histidinol dehydrogenase is translated as MIKNHFQFKDKGDWAKIKAWLQKRARPDYSVDQQVREILDKVEDKGDAALIEYTRKFDSPEFGPEDLKVDDKEIENAVAEVPENDLTIIREAADRIRAFHEKQKQKSWYDLAEDGTILGQIYTPVERAGLYVPGGMGGETPLVSSLLMNAIPAQVAGVKEIVLVSPPRKDGSLNPYILATAHILGLNKIYKAGSAWAIAALAFGTQSVPAVDVIAGPGNIYVTTAKRLVAGLVGIDMIAGPSEITILADDSARPDFLAADLLSQAEHDPLAACILVTPSQELIAKVASALEEQLPALPRNEIAGTSLKDWGAFILVDDISKGLEVVNLIAPEHFELCIAEPWSVLGQVKNAGAIFMGHFCPEPVGDYFAGPNHVLPTMSTARFSSALSVDTFYKKSSVIYTNQDYIQQHGSKIARLARLEGLEAHARSVEKRFKG
- a CDS encoding phosphoribosylaminoimidazolesuccinocarboxamide synthase, which codes for MKVVTKTNIREFPLVSRGKVRDIYEVDQKTLLIVTTDRMSAFDVVLPDPIPFKGVVLNQITLFWMEMMQDIVPNHLISAEVGDFPAALQNYKDELEGRTVLVKKANPLPIECIVRGYITGSGWRDYEQTGQLCGYKLPPGLLKSQQLERPLFTPSTKADIGEHDENITLAQAKARVGEGLVKKVEEISLSIYERARDYALEKGIIIADTKFEFGLSSNKLLLIDEVLTPDSSRFWPKEEYKPGREQPSFDKQYLRDWLSNSGWDKQPPAPSLPQKIIEQTQARYFQAYKLLTGKELF
- a CDS encoding arsenate reductase ArsC codes for the protein MNKKIKILFLCTGNSCRSQMAEGWAKRLKADVLEAYSAGVEKHGLNPLAVKVMSEAGVDISGHKSKLVEELDCQDFDYVITLCSHAHETCPVFPGQAKMIHRAFDDPPRLARNACNEEDALKYYRKVRDEIKQFIQEMPESLEL